GCCTGCACATCAGGGTGTGCGGTCAGCAGGTTCTGCATGACGTTCAGACCTTTGGTGCGGTCGAAATCTGCAGGCTGACTGGCCAGGATCTCAAACTTATGCGCATCGGCAGCCATTTTAAAACCTTCGCCGCGTTCACGAGCGGCAGAAGTGCCGGCAATACCCGACAGTTCGATAATTTTGGCTTTCTCGCCGACTTTTTTGGCGATGAAGTCACCGGCCATTTTGCCGCCGAAACGGTTATCAGAAGCAACGTGGCTGACAACTTTGCCCTGTGAGGCAACACGGTCAAGCGTGATCACCGGAATGCTGGCCTGGTTTGCCATCTTCACGGCGTTGCCCACGGCATCGGAATCCGTTGGGTTAATCAGCAGCAGTTTGGTGCCGCGTACGGTCAGATCCTGCACGTTAGCCAGCTCTTTCGCCGGGTTGTTCTGCGAATCCAGCACCACCAGGTTATAACCCAGTTTGTCCGCTTCTTTCTGCGCGCCATCTTTCAGCGAAACGAAGAACGGATTATTCAGCGTGGAAACCACCAGCGCGATAGTCTCTTTCGCCAGTGCGTTAGCGCTTACGG
This genomic window from Erwinia sp. E_sp_B01_1 contains:
- the rbsB gene encoding ribose ABC transporter substrate-binding protein RbsB — its product is MKMKLTALAVLLGLTVSANALAKETIALVVSTLNNPFFVSLKDGAQKEADKLGYNLVVLDSQNNPAKELANVQDLTVRGTKLLLINPTDSDAVGNAVKMANQASIPVITLDRVASQGKVVSHVASDNRFGGKMAGDFIAKKVGEKAKIIELSGIAGTSAARERGEGFKMAADAHKFEILASQPADFDRTKGLNVMQNLLTAHPDVQAVFAQNDEMALGAMRALQTAGKSDVVVVGFDGTPDGMKAVEGGKLAATVAQQPEQIGMIGVQTADKVLKNQKVQAINPVDLKLVTK